One part of the Paraglaciecola sp. L3A3 genome encodes these proteins:
- a CDS encoding sodium:solute symporter family protein, whose translation MNIIDISVILIFTLLVVGCGLSFSSSGRDIKSFFSAGGALPWWMSGLSLFMSFFSAGTFVVWGSIAYKHGWVAITIQWTMCLAGIIIGFWIAPKWNKTKVITAAEFIRNRLGQRVQTVYTSIFIVISTFTTGAFLYPVAKIIEVATGLPIVSTIIALGLLILFYTAVGGLWAVIVTDILQFVVLTAAVLIVVPLALDQVGGVSGFIEKAPEGFFALSSGEYSWSFIFAFALYNLFFIAGNWAYVQRYTSVATPKDAKKVGWLFGGLYLISPVIWMLAPMIYRVLNPDLAGTDDEGAYLLMCKAVLPIGMLGLMLGGMIFATSSSINTALNITAGVITNDVFKFFRPNASQNTLVKVGRIATACLGLVTIGVALLVPYMGGVVEVVMTMAAFTGGALFLPPIWLLFSRFQNGFTILSTSILTLLINAFFKFVSPSLLDISLSRSEEMLVGVLVPVFFLTVFELYKRARNEQAELYEEYTKIEQAKNVQEAPEEQQDHDTDNNKGSRVIGFGIFMTGLIMLGLSFLAEKGVFVVGLTATIVTLLGAVLLYRFRSTKASGATNA comes from the coding sequence ATGAATATTATAGATATTAGCGTTATTCTGATTTTTACCCTTTTAGTTGTTGGTTGTGGTTTGAGTTTTTCTAGCTCAGGTCGCGATATCAAGTCCTTTTTCTCCGCAGGTGGTGCCCTTCCTTGGTGGATGAGTGGTTTATCATTATTTATGAGCTTCTTTTCTGCGGGAACCTTTGTGGTATGGGGCTCAATAGCTTACAAACACGGGTGGGTAGCCATTACCATTCAATGGACTATGTGCTTAGCAGGGATCATCATTGGTTTTTGGATCGCACCGAAATGGAATAAAACCAAGGTTATCACTGCCGCCGAATTTATCAGAAATCGCTTAGGTCAACGCGTACAAACCGTATATACCAGCATTTTTATCGTGATTTCTACCTTCACTACAGGCGCATTTTTATACCCAGTAGCGAAAATTATTGAAGTGGCCACAGGCCTACCAATAGTCAGTACCATCATTGCTCTAGGTCTACTTATTTTATTTTACACCGCAGTTGGCGGACTATGGGCAGTAATAGTCACAGATATTTTACAGTTTGTGGTACTTACCGCTGCGGTTTTAATTGTGGTGCCATTAGCCTTAGACCAAGTCGGCGGTGTGTCTGGTTTTATTGAAAAAGCCCCAGAAGGATTTTTCGCTCTTTCTAGTGGTGAATATTCATGGAGCTTCATCTTTGCTTTTGCCTTATATAATTTATTTTTTATTGCCGGAAATTGGGCTTACGTACAACGATATACCAGTGTTGCTACACCTAAAGATGCTAAAAAGGTGGGTTGGTTATTTGGCGGTTTATATTTAATTAGCCCTGTTATTTGGATGTTGGCACCTATGATTTATCGTGTGCTTAATCCTGACCTTGCTGGTACTGACGACGAAGGTGCTTACTTACTAATGTGTAAAGCAGTATTACCTATAGGTATGCTGGGCTTAATGTTAGGTGGTATGATTTTCGCTACATCCAGCTCAATCAATACAGCGCTAAACATTACCGCTGGGGTCATTACCAATGATGTATTTAAATTTTTTCGTCCTAATGCCAGTCAAAACACCCTAGTTAAAGTGGGCCGTATTGCTACTGCTTGTTTAGGCCTTGTCACTATAGGAGTCGCTTTATTAGTGCCTTATATGGGCGGCGTGGTAGAAGTGGTGATGACTATGGCAGCCTTCACCGGTGGCGCATTGTTCTTACCACCAATTTGGTTGTTGTTTTCACGTTTCCAAAATGGTTTTACCATCCTGAGCACGAGTATATTAACGTTACTTATCAACGCATTCTTTAAGTTTGTATCGCCCAGTTTATTAGATATCTCACTGTCTCGTTCAGAGGAGATGTTAGTGGGTGTGTTAGTTCCAGTATTCTTCTTAACCGTTTTTGAATTGTATAAACGAGCGAGAAATGAACAAGCTGAATTATATGAAGAATACACAAAAATAGAACAAGCTAAAAACGTGCAAGAAGCACCTGAAGAGCAACAAGATCATGATACCGATAACAACAAAGGTAGCCGAGTTATTGGCTTTGGTATTTTCATGACAGGTTTGATCATGCTTGGTTTATCATTTTTGGCAGAAAAAGGCGTATTCGTAGTAGGACTTACTGCAACGATAGTGACATTATTAGGCGCTGTACTTTTGTATCGTTTTCGCAGCACCAAAGCCAGTGGAGCGACAAATGCCTAA